GGTGAACAAGACCGACCAGGTGCGCCCGGATGCAGCTGGAAAGCTGCCGGACAAACCGGAGCTGTCTGCTGGAGCCGAACAGGCTCGTGCCTCGACCCTGCCTGCAGAACCGCTTCGCGCTGCAGCCTGTCTGGCAGACGCCCCCGCTGTGTTGTCGGACGATGCGGGCACCTATCTGTGCAATGCCACGCTCTGGGATTCCATCGGCTCCGGCATTCCGAGCATTTTCGTGCATGTGCCTGCCCTCCCGGACGGCCCTGACGATCCTCGGCCGGCCTTTTCAAAAGTGGAAGATGCTGCCGTAAAGATCCTCGAGGAAGTCGCCCGCCAGATTACCTGAGAAACCCGGCCGGCAAACAGACCTTCGCGACCAGCCTGGCAATTGATCCAGTGTGGCTTCTGTCGCTGGTCAGCGGCACACCCTCATCGCC
This genomic interval from Labrenzia sp. VG12 contains the following:
- a CDS encoding peptidase C15, producing the protein MSEAVPKTILVTGFSPFPGAPVNPTQHLMQSLPDRMAAPRQGIGFSFHVLPTTWTGRQDVTEKLRQDIKPVAIVHFGVDGTRPEINIETRAVNKTDQVRPDAAGKLPDKPELSAGAEQARASTLPAEPLRAAACLADAPAVLSDDAGTYLCNATLWDSIGSGIPSIFVHVPALPDGPDDPRPAFSKVEDAAVKILEEVARQIT